The genomic interval TTTTCGACGCGCCGCGCACCAAAAAATCGGCCCCGACGACGAGGGCGGCGAAGCCGACGAGGATTTCCAACCAAAAGGTCATAAGTAGGTGATTTTACCCGGCCGGGATGACAAAGGCAACTAAACTCCGTTGATTGCACCCGTGACGGCGAAGGCAAGGGGCTTAAGCCCCTTGTCCTGGACGGCGAAGCCGTAACCGTCCGGTTGGCGACGGTTTAGTGCTCCAGGAGCAAGAAAAAGATGTAACCGATATAGAGCACGATTAAGATAAAGCCTTCCCAGCGATCGATTTTCATCCCCGACCGGGCGAAGGGCAGCACCAGCGCCGCCATGATAATCCCCCCCAGGCAGTCGTACCAGAGGCCGGGGACGCTCGAGGCCGTCGAGAGCGGTTTGAGCAGCGAGGCGGCCCCGAGAATCACCAGCAGGTTGAAGATGTTGGAGCCGATGACGTTGCCGAGGGCGATGTCCGATTCCTTCTTGAGGGCCGCCACGACGGAGGTGGCGAGCTCCGGCAGGGAGGTGCCGGCGGCGACGATCGTGACGCCGATGATGCGCTCGCTGACGCCGGCCTTGGCGGCCAGCACCTTGGCTCCCTCGACCAGCCAATCGGCGCCGAAGATCAGCGCGACGATCCCCCCCGCAACGAAACCGACGTTCAGCACCCACAGCCGGGGGGTCATCTTCACCGGCGTCGTCTGCTCCGACTTGCGCGCCTTGGCGGTCTTGAGACACCACCAGGTGAAGGCAATCCCCGCGGCCAGGGCCAACGCCCCCTCCCAGCGCGCCATCGTCCCGTCCAGAAAAAACAGGGGGAAGAGCAGGGAGATACCGACCAGAAGAGGCACCTCGCGCTTGACCAGGGTGTGCTCGACGACCACCGGGCGCATCATCGCCGACAATCCCAGCACGACGCCGATGTTGAAGATGTTGGACCCCAGGACGTTGCCGATGGCGATGGCCCCGGAATCCCTGAGGGCGGCCGTGGTGCTGGTGGCCAGCTCGGGGGCGGAGGTGCCGTAGGCCACCAGGGTCAGCCCGATGACGATGGGCGGCACCCCGAAGCCGGCGGCGATTTTCGACGACCCCCGCACCAGGAGATCGGCCCCGCCGACCAGCGCCGCGAAACCCAAGAGGATTCCCAGCCAATAGACCATCGGGGTGTGTTCCTTTCCCGAACCGGCGCCGGGTATTTACAAGCGGGCAAATATAACATACCCCTTTCCGTCGGGAAAAGGGCTTTTCCGGGGCGGATGTCCTGCTCGGACGCGAACGGCGGGTTTCGACCGGGTTTACTCCAGCGCCAGACTCACCGCTTCCTCGGCCCGGCGGACGTAGAGTAGCTCCATGCCCTCCAGGCTCTCGGTCGGCTCGTCCCGGAAGGCGTCCTGGACCATCGTCCGGTTCCTCTCGGGGAGGACGACGGTCTTGATTCCGGCCCGCCTGGCGGCCAGCAGCTTCTCCTTCAGCCCGCCCACGGGGAGCACGTCGCCTCGCAGGGAGAGCTCCCCGGTCATCGCCAGGTCGTTTTTAACCGGCCGCCCGGAGAGGAGGCTCACCAAGGCCGTGGCCATAGTCACCCCGGCCGAGGGGCCGTCCTTGGGCACGGCGCCCGCCGGAACGTGGATGTGGATGTCGGAGTCGGCGTTGAAGTCGGGGGGTATCTTGAACTGCTTCGCCCGGCTGCGGACGAAACTGACCGCGATCCGGGCGCTTTCCTGCATCACCTCACCCAGCTGGCCGGTCAGCACCAGGGAGCCCTTTCCCTCCATCCGGACCGCCTCGATGAAGATGATGTCGCCGCCGAAGGGCGTCCAGACGAGCCCTGTGGCCACCCCCACCATGTCGGTCCGCTTCCGCCGCTCGCGCTCGAAAACGGTGGAACCGAGGTACTCCACCAGGTCCCCGGCCTTGACGGTGACTTTCCCGGTCACCTCGCCGGTGGCCACCTTCCGGGCCACCTTGCGGCCGACGGAGCCGATGGCGCGCTCCAGGTTGCGCACCCCCGCCTCGCGGGTGTAGCGGTCGGCGATGGCGCGCAGGGTCCCCACGGGAATGAGAAGCTTTTTCCTCGTCAGACCGTTGGCCTCGAGCTGACGCGGCAACAGGTAGCGCCGGGCAATCTGCACCTTCTCCTCGAGGGTGTACCCCGCGAGGTCGAGGGTCTCCATCCGGTCCAATAGCGGCCGCGGGATGGTGGCGGCGGTGTTGGCCGTGGTGATGAAGAATACCTTGGACAGGTCGTAGGCCTCCTCGAGGTAGTTGTCCCGAAAGCTCCAGTTCTGCTCGGGGTCGAGGACCTCCAGGAGCGCCGAGCTTGGGTCGCCGCGGAAGTCGCTGGCCAGCTTGTCCACCTCGTCGAGCATGAAAACGGGGTTGGAGGTGCCGGCGGTCTTTATTCCGTGGATAATCCGGCCCGGTAGCGCGCCGACGTAGGTCCGGCGGTGGCCCCGAATCTCGGCCTCGTCGTGGACGCCGCCCAGGGAAACGCGCACGAACTCCCGCGAGAGCGCCCGGGCGACGCTGCGGCCCAAGGAGGTCTTCCCCGTACCCGGAGGGCCGACCAGGCAGAGGATAGGCCCCTTCCCATCGGGGACCAGGCTCCGCACCGCCAGGAACTCCAGGATGCGGTCCTTTATCTGGACGAGGCCGTAGTGGTCCTCGTCGAGGATGCGGGCGGCCCGCTTCACGTCCAGACTGTCCAGAGAGTAGTGCCCCCAGGGAAGGTCCAACAGCCAGGTCAGGTAGGTATGGGCTACGACGTACTCGGCAGAGCCGGCGCTCATCTGGCGCAACCGCTCGAGCTCCCGCTCGGCCTTCGTCCGCACCTCATCGGACCAGGCCTTGGCGGCGATACGCTCGGCGAGCTCGTCCAACTCGACGGACGATTCCTCCCCCTCGCCCAGCTCGCGCTGGATGGCCTGCAACTGCTGGCGCAGGTAAAATTCGCGCTGCGCCTTGGTCATTTCCTCGGAGATTTCCTGCTGGATGGACTGGCCGATGCGGAGCACCTCCAGCTCCTTGCCCGCCAGCTTTATCACCATGTTCAGGCGCTTCTCCACGTTGGGGGTGGCGAGGATGCCCTGCCGTTCGGAGACATCGAGGTTGAGGTTGGTGGCGACGAAATCGGACAGGCGGGAATTGTCCTCGAGGTTGAGGGCGGCCACCGCAAGGTCTTCCGAGCGCCCCGAGAGCTTCACCAGGCTCTGAAAAACGTCCAAGATGCTCGACCGCAGGGCCTTGACCCGGACCGTGTCCGGCTCACGCTCCTCCAGGGGGGAGACATTCGCCCGGAGATACTCCCCGTCGGTGAGCACCTCGCCCCGCTTGACCCGCTGCAACCCCTGGACCAACAGCCGCATCGAATCGTCGGGCATGCGCAGCATCTTCAGGATGATGGCCAGGACGCCGACCTTGAAGAGCTCTTCCGTTTTGGAGTCCTTGACGGTGAAGAGGGTGATGAGACGGTCGCCCAGCATCACCCGGTCCACCAACCGCGTGTCCCTGGCGCCCTCCACCCCGATGGGCAGGAGCAAGTAGGGGAAGCAGACCAGGTTCGTCAGGGGGAGAACCGGGAAAACCTTCGCCTCGCCCGGTTCGAGCTGGACGTCCCCCTCGGAGTTTTTAAGCTTGTCTCGCGCCATCGCCTAAGTCCTTTTAAGGATGTAAATCGCTCGTCCCCCGGACCGGCCGAGTGACCGGGTCAATCCTCCACCTCGATGTCTATTTTATAGCTCTCGGTCTGCCGCGGAACCTTGACCGAAAGCATCCCCTTGGTCCACTGGGCGGTTATCCGGGTGGGGTCCGCGTCGAAGGGCATCAAAAGCTCGCGGTGAAACCGGCCGTAGACGAGCTCCATGCGAAGGACCTTCTGCGCGCCCGGCGGGTAGCCGGGGGTCCTCGCGCCCTCTATGACCAGGGCGTCGCCCACCACCCGCACGTTGACCGCCGCGGGGTCCACCCCGGCGAGCTCCACCTGGACCAGGTAGCCGTCGGCCAGCTCGATAACGTCGAGGTAGGGGAAGGGGTGGTTCTCGGACCAGCGCCCCTCGGTGTAGAAAGAAATCCGCGGCGTCATGCTTACCCGCCTTTGCCGGGGCAAGGGGCTTAAGCCCCTTGTCTTAAAAAATTGGTTCACCGCCGGAAAACGGAATAACGCGCAAGCGAGACGAAGTTACGTCTCGGGCGAACCGAGCGAACCGAGCGAAGCGAGCTACGCCCCCGGCGAACCGAGCTATGCCTCTGGCAAAACTTAAGTCACGCCCCGGCACATTATAGCGCATTACGCGGTCGGGCCTCCACCGCCCGGTATGCTATACTCCGGGTATGCGTCTCGCCGGCTTGGAATTGGACCACTTCCGCCTTTACGAACGTCTCCGCTTCCGGACCGAGGCCCGCGAACTTGCCCTGGTCGGTCCCAACGCCTGCGGAAAGACCAGCGTCCTGGAGGCCGTCTACTACCTGGGCACGGCGCGGAGCTTCCGCTTCGCCGACGACCGGGACCTGGTCCGGCACGGGGCCGGGCATTTCTCCATCCGCGCCCGGCTGGAGCGGGAGGGGGAGAAGAACGAGCTGGCCCTTCTCTTCGAGCCCGAGGGGAAGAGTGCGGCCGTTGACGGCGAGCGGTGCAAACGTCTGTCGGAGCTCCTGGGCCGGTTGGTCGTCTGCTGCTTCACCGTGGAGGATCTGGACACCGTCCGGGGCAACGCCGGCCGCCGGCGACGCTTCCTGGACCTCCTCCTGGGCCAGGTCTCCCCGTCGTACACCGCCGCCGCGGGCGAATACATCAAAGCCCTGCGCCAGCGTAACGCCGCGCTGCGGGCCGAGGAGTACGACCCCGCCGAGGTCCGGGCCTGGGAGACGCCCCTGGCCGCATCGGCCGCCCGGATAACCGCCCTCCGACAGAGCGCCGCCGACGAGCTGACCGGCTTCCTCCGACCCGCCTTCGCCGAGCTCACCGAACGGGAGCACGACCTGCGCCTGGGCTATGAATCCGGCCTGACCGAGACCCGCCTGGACGCGGAAAGGCTCGTCGAGCCTTTTTTGGCGATTTTCGAACGGCACCGGGAGAGGGACAGGCGACGCGGCCACACCACGGCGGGTCCCCACCGTGACGACCTCCGGCTGAGCCTGGACGGCGTGGACCTCCGAAGGTTCGCCAGCCGGGGGCAGCTCCGGCTCTCCACTCTGGCCCTGCGCCTGGCCGAGGCGGAGTTCCTCGCCCGTCACACCGCCACCCGCCCGGTCTTCCTCTTGGACGACGCGGCCTCGGAGCTGGACGAGCTGACGAACCGCCGCCTGCTGCCCGTCCTGAGGCGGCGCGTGGGGCAGCTGATCGTGACGGCCCTGCCCCAGGACGTGGAGCACTTAGGGATAGAGGGGGAGGTGTACGAGCTGGAGGGCGGCGAGATTCGTCCCGCCGGCGAGGGGGATTAGGGTGTGATGCTCGTGCCGATCC from bacterium carries:
- the recF gene encoding DNA replication and repair protein RecF (All proteins in this family for which functions are known are DNA-binding proteins that assist the filamentation of RecA onto DNA for the initiation of recombination or recombinational repair.), translated to MRLAGLELDHFRLYERLRFRTEARELALVGPNACGKTSVLEAVYYLGTARSFRFADDRDLVRHGAGHFSIRARLEREGEKNELALLFEPEGKSAAVDGERCKRLSELLGRLVVCCFTVEDLDTVRGNAGRRRRFLDLLLGQVSPSYTAAAGEYIKALRQRNAALRAEEYDPAEVRAWETPLAASAARITALRQSAADELTGFLRPAFAELTEREHDLRLGYESGLTETRLDAERLVEPFLAIFERHRERDRRRGHTTAGPHRDDLRLSLDGVDLRRFASRGQLRLSTLALRLAEAEFLARHTATRPVFLLDDAASELDELTNRRLLPVLRRRVGQLIVTALPQDVEHLGIEGEVYELEGGEIRPAGEGD
- a CDS encoding calcium/sodium antiporter codes for the protein MVYWLGILLGFAALVGGADLLVRGSSKIAAGFGVPPIVIGLTLVAYGTSAPELATSTTAALRDSGAIAIGNVLGSNIFNIGVVLGLSAMMRPVVVEHTLVKREVPLLVGISLLFPLFFLDGTMARWEGALALAAGIAFTWWCLKTAKARKSEQTTPVKMTPRLWVLNVGFVAGGIVALIFGADWLVEGAKVLAAKAGVSERIIGVTIVAAGTSLPELATSVVAALKKESDIALGNVIGSNIFNLLVILGAASLLKPLSTASSVPGLWYDCLGGIIMAALVLPFARSGMKIDRWEGFILIVLYIGYIFFLLLEH
- the lon gene encoding endopeptidase La, which produces MARDKLKNSEGDVQLEPGEAKVFPVLPLTNLVCFPYLLLPIGVEGARDTRLVDRVMLGDRLITLFTVKDSKTEELFKVGVLAIILKMLRMPDDSMRLLVQGLQRVKRGEVLTDGEYLRANVSPLEEREPDTVRVKALRSSILDVFQSLVKLSGRSEDLAVAALNLEDNSRLSDFVATNLNLDVSERQGILATPNVEKRLNMVIKLAGKELEVLRIGQSIQQEISEEMTKAQREFYLRQQLQAIQRELGEGEESSVELDELAERIAAKAWSDEVRTKAERELERLRQMSAGSAEYVVAHTYLTWLLDLPWGHYSLDSLDVKRAARILDEDHYGLVQIKDRILEFLAVRSLVPDGKGPILCLVGPPGTGKTSLGRSVARALSREFVRVSLGGVHDEAEIRGHRRTYVGALPGRIIHGIKTAGTSNPVFMLDEVDKLASDFRGDPSSALLEVLDPEQNWSFRDNYLEEAYDLSKVFFITTANTAATIPRPLLDRMETLDLAGYTLEEKVQIARRYLLPRQLEANGLTRKKLLIPVGTLRAIADRYTREAGVRNLERAIGSVGRKVARKVATGEVTGKVTVKAGDLVEYLGSTVFERERRKRTDMVGVATGLVWTPFGGDIIFIEAVRMEGKGSLVLTGQLGEVMQESARIAVSFVRSRAKQFKIPPDFNADSDIHIHVPAGAVPKDGPSAGVTMATALVSLLSGRPVKNDLAMTGELSLRGDVLPVGGLKEKLLAARRAGIKTVVLPERNRTMVQDAFRDEPTESLEGMELLYVRRAEEAVSLALE
- a CDS encoding Hsp20/alpha crystallin family protein, coding for MTPRISFYTEGRWSENHPFPYLDVIELADGYLVQVELAGVDPAAVNVRVVGDALVIEGARTPGYPPGAQKVLRMELVYGRFHRELLMPFDADPTRITAQWTKGMLSVKVPRQTESYKIDIEVED